Genomic DNA from Perca fluviatilis chromosome 12, GENO_Pfluv_1.0, whole genome shotgun sequence:
AATACATCAAAAATCGAATTATCAGACTGTAAAGTAGATATTAATGTACTATATCTTTTTAAAAgcattttggggcattttatcTCTTTGTTAAAGTCAACAGTAGGAAGATGACAGAAAATTAGGGGTCACTACTGAACTACACCCACTAGAGTGATCCTATGTACTCAGGGTTGGATCTTGTCTAAACTGTAACAAATTGCTGTTCTTGCATCCTTCTTGCAACAAAATCAAAGCTTCAGTCAATAATGGCTTTACTCACAGGTAACAGTGAGGCAAGTCTGTCCCTGCTTTGAACCGGAAGGATGCATGTCAAAGATGCAGGTGTAGCAGCCTTCATCACGGAAGCCCACCCTGCGGATGGTGATAGCCGAGGTGTCTTTCGGGGAAGGGGCGAGCTCCACATACTGCTGTCCACTCACACTGTCTCTGTTGCCAGGTTGGTAGCTCAGCAGGGTCTTGTTCTGGGCATCCAACCAACGCACCTGCCTTAGAGACTCCCCTCGTTCCCTAGAAACACTGCACATCAGAGTGAAGGGCTTCTCCACTGGAGCTTCCAGACGCTCGGGTGCTGTTACCCTGCCTGAAACATCtaccaatataaaaaaaaacattatagtgTGACAGGAGTTCTTTATTTGAGTTTTACCATGTCTTCTTTTTGTATAGCAGACTCACCCTGTAGTCTTCCCACCATCATCAGGagtaaacacacatgcagacctTTCCTACAGGAGGCCTGGATCACCATCTTCTTCATCGCTCATTTAacagggaggaggaagagtggTACTGAGATGTGAGAGTTATCAAAGTCAGCACAACATGAACTCAAACCCTATAATCGCCAccgtcgcactaaatgcttgctcttgtgggaattactggaattgttaggtctttgtaaattatagagtgtggtctagacctactctatctgtaaagtgtctcaagataactattgttatgatgtgatgctataaataaaattgaattaaattgaatataATTTATACTAGTGACCCAGCAGGGATACAGGAAGAATTTTGTAGAGCAAACCTAATTTTTCTCTAGTCTGCAGAGCCAACTCAACTCATGTGTTCACTAGATGCTGTCCAACCCATTTTTATTGCATAATAAGGTCCAGAAAACTATTCAGTGGGATGCAATGCAAAACGTTGCCTCAATTGCTATAACATCCCAAATATAAAGATTTTCAAATGAGAAATAGATGAGAAATAAGTTAGGTATCCGTAGGGTTCGAAGTTATCAAAGCTCTTTAAACATTTGAACAGATACAAAAAATGGCTTTAAAACCTAAACCTAGGGGGAATTCAAGATAAACACAACGACTTGCAAAGAACTTTAAAAAACACAGAGCCAGTTACAGAGGAAATACAGCAATTGTATGAAAGTTTCACAACTTTTTATTTAATGAGATAATCTGTAGTTATTCAAGATAATTGAGAATAACTGAATTATCTGATATAGCCTACAATTTATATTCCCTGAATTATACACCCATGAGACTGAGACACTCACCTCTACTTGTCCTGATGCAAAAGGTAAACGCCAACTGTTGAATATGTTCTACCTCTGCAACATCTTGCCCGTCCTTATAACCCAGCAGTCGTCCAGACCGAGAAACTATTTTTCCTCCTCCGTGTTTTCTTTTCTGCGCACCAGCAGCACAATGAACACCAGCCGGCGTCAGCTCCAAACTTCAGTTGACTGGATGGATGCTGAAGAGTTCTGAGTGCAGGCAAAGCCACAGCGCAGTTTTTGGCTCACAGCGCCCTCTAGTGtcgcttttgtgtgtgttgctgtgggACAGGTGGAGATGTCAGAATTATAGGTCagaatcattgacatatatgatGTTTGATTCCACAGTTCCTGTTTCTACGCTTAAAGAGTTGCCGTGGAGAGGCCTTGTGTTAATTATGTTTTCCTTGtggctaaatgaaaaaaaaaaaaaaaaaaaaaaaaaaaaaaagggggggaaaggggggggggaaaagaagaaaggggggggggaggggggagagggggggggaagagaggaggggggaggaggaaagggaAGGGAGGGGGAAGAGAAAAAGGGGGCCGGGAAAATCTTCAGGTCATAGTGACTCATGTTGCAGTAGGCcatgtgttgaaaaaaaaatgcaactgaGAACATAGGCTAGTCATTAGACAAGCCTATAGGCTTAGTAGGCTACTAGTATAGGCcctgcaacttttagtttcAACTTTATCCAGAGGAAGAAATCTGATAGACAAGAACATACAttcttagaaaataaataagcattaCATAAATGTGTAatgcatatgtatgtataaaatgtattaaatgttaGACATATCTTATTGTAGTAGCTTGTAGTTAAGGCTATCTGCAGTAGTgataacaaaaaatacaaaccaGTTATGTAAAACAACCTAACATTAACCTATAAACTCTTCTAGCTTTGGCAGAAAATGTTATTAATGTAGCTAGGAATATCAACGATTCAGCAAAAACCCTTACAACGTTaaataaagtaactaagttccacagtttattattaatcaaaaatatatttacaaatgTTTTAAAGTATTAAGACATCTATTAAATCCATAGACTGTTAGTCTATGATTAAATCTTATAAATTACTTTTCCGTTTTTTGTGTGAGGCGTCACAGTTTTGCGACGGAAATGTGTTCGTCGGACTCATTTTGCTGACGTACTAACATGGGCTACTGTCTGGTTGTAACTTGACAGCTGAACAACAAATCCTCCTAAGATGAGCGAACATTTcaatgctgattttttttttcataccaaCATGAACTGAAATTGTCCACGACCCTGCTACACCTGTACGGTTAGTTTCTTTTGCGGACTAAAGGCCGTTTATACAAACCTCATCATGTCGTTTCTGGTGGACTCAGTCATCATGTTCACCTCACAGGTAACGATGAGTTTGTACAGTCGACACGTATTTCTTTCACTGAACAAGAATATCCAGCGCATGTAAGCTAACGTTGTGTTAACTGTTATCTAACgttacgtaacgttagctctgtgaGTATCTTGAACTACGTTCTTGTGCGTCCTATAGAAGTTTTGATATGTCTTTAATATCAATTCCAAGGTTTGAGACATCTTGAAAGTAGTCAACTTGTATTTTTCACAATTGATTACACCCATATCTAATACTGATACAATACTACACTTCACACGTCAGCACAATGTGGATTATTGTGAGTGACTTTTAATTGCCTTTACACATCTTTCATGCGTAAATTCATGAATTGATTTCTTACTTGGCTCTATACGTAAATAGACATAGCTACAGTATTAAGATAACAAAACAGGACCAACCTGACTGATTCCTAATGTACTGCAAGAATGGACACGATGTGGATGAGAAGTTGTGgcccaacccagtctcacggcagttcgtgaaatgtttTAGTTTAATCTTTGTGCATTATGAAAGTACTCAATGCTAAACTAGCgaaaaatactgttaagtataTTGCAACATTTCTGATCAATGTCCATCAGGTAGCATGTTACATACAGTAACAATGTTCCAATCCTGTTTTGTAATGTGATGTTGAATTATGCAAACActtttaaagacaaaaaaaaggacTAACAGGTAGCGATAATAAGCGTTAGCATCGATACTAACGCTTATTATCGCTACCTGTTAGTCCTTTTTTAGGTCAATTTGTTTTTGGATGTGTGACCTAACTGTTGTGCTGAGGTGTAAGTTGGTAAAGAGGCAGGGAAATACGTGacaacgttgttgaatattgcaGTAACACTATTCCGTGATAaatgtgataaataaacagatagtgaagtgtactcagttctgcctttctgctgcttttagtatactgataaaatacaaaaaatgcttgttgaattaaaaaaaactgaaggaaAATTATTTTCagcattattttattgaacaaattgaacattgaactgaACATGAAAGGCACCATTAAAAAAGAATGATAGTTACATATTGAactgcagttttctactgatactcTCTTTCATCTAACTAAAACAATCCCTTAGTGTCTTTTGCTATGTGTTTATTGTGCAAGTTGATATTGTACAGGCCTACCAGTAGGCCTTTTCACACCAAACATTTTAACTTGTCATTGGAGGAAAAGCATTAAACATTAACGGTGGTTCTGTTCTATTCGACTGTGCCAGTAAGCCATTTGATCCCTTCTCTACTTCCTCAAAATAATTCCCATCCCATTTATTCCAACATAGGTGCTGTTCTTTGGATTTGGCTGGTTATTCTTCATGCGGCAGCTGTTTAAAGATTATGAGGTACAGTGTTATCacaaagcatttatttacaATGACCACTAGGATGGATGTGTTGACTACTGGCCCAGGCATAATAATGATTCCAATGAGAAAAACACATGGGTGCATTTCCAAGTCATCACCAATAGAGTTGTAGGACTAATCAAACACTGGAAGTCttgattgtttttgtgtttgttgacaGGTGCGACAGTACATTGTCCAGGTGGTTTTCTCTGTCACTTTTGCTTTTTCATGTACCATGTTTGAGCTCATCATCTTTGAGATCCTGGGTGCCTTAAGTACCAGGTAAGTACATTTTTTTGTGGCCTATAACTGCGTtttattgctgtttttttgcagatgaagaattttaaccctcatgttgctACAGCTCTAGGTATTTTCACTGGAAGCTGAATCTGTATGTGATACTGCTGGTCCTAATCTTTGTGGTGCCTTTCTACATCGGTTACTTTGTTGTCAGTAACATACGCCTGTGTAAGTTGACTCTgggtattgaaaataaaatactgttacTAAAAATGATTGATGCTGTTTGGCAGATGTTATTTCACACATTGTGTCACAGAAAGCtgtatttttgtgtctgtgtagtgCAGAGACAGAAGCTTCTGTTCGCTTGTATGGTGTGGTTTACCTTCATGTATTTCTTCTGGAAGTTGGGAGACCCATTCCCCATCCTAAGTCCAAAACATGGTGAGTGTGCATCCTTCTCCTCTCTGGGCCCCTTTATGCCTcgtttatgactttttttctaataATGTGAGAGTCGCTGTTTTCAGTCTGTTGTTGTCTTTTGTTTAGGCATCCTGTCCATTGAGCAGCTAATAAGTCGTGTTGGTGTGATCGGAGTCACCCTCATGGCTCTGTTGTCTGGGTTTGGTGCGGTCAACTGTCCCTACACGTACATGTCCTATTTTCTCAGGTGAGCTCAGCCTGTGGTTTTCTCAAACGTTACCTTCAGCAGCCATATCACACAGCCTGGTAATCTGAGTCTGCTTATGCATCAGACATTACTATCCCCAATCACTTCCTTGTATTCATAACACATGCTGCCATTGCTTTGATGCTTCTGTTACAGAAATGTAACAGACAGTGACATCCTTGCTCTGGAGAGGCGACTGCTACAGACAATGGACATGATTCTCAGCAAGAAGAAACGGTGAGTAAAACAAGTGGATGTATTatcattgtctttttttaataaaatgaataaaacacatttttgtgccACTACaattttgtgtgcgtgtgcgtagaATTGCCATGACACGGAGGCAGATGTACCAGCGTGGGGAAGaccagaacagacagacaggattcTGGGGCATGATAAAGAGTGTTACCTCTACACAATCAGGCAGCGAAAGTATCCTTTACACTTATATTCAGTATGGTCCCAATAAGTCACCAGATAACTATGCACTAATTGTCCACATTATTTGTAGTCAGCCTTGACTCCTTCCCCCCAGACCTATCTCTGATCCAGCAGGAGGTTGATGCTCTAGAGGAGCTGAGTCGGCAACTCTTTCTTGAGACTGTGGACCTGCAAGCCAccaaggtaacacacacacacacacacacacacacacacacacacacacacacacacacacacacacacacacacacacacacacacacacacacaaactgtgctTCTTTCTATAAGAAGCTGGGGCATATTATCTTTGAAGTTATGTGTGTTAATCTACTTTCTTTCCATTGCTTTAGTTCCTGTATACGCTTTTTCGTTTATGCAGCTTTCCACCCAGTTCCTTTCCATGTCTCTTTCCATGCTATTTCTTCACTCTCCTGTGTCATTTCTGTGCTGGGTGTCTCGTTCCATTCATCAGTGGGTAGTTGCCAATCATGCTGGGTTACTGTGGTCCACCACCTGCTATCCATATTTcctctgttgtgtgtttgtacagtCCACGTTCTGGCTCCTCgttcctattttttttctttgtatgttttttgtatgtgtgttttgtgtgtattatgttattattatatgtatgtatatatatattatatatgtatatatgtatgtatatatatatgtatgtatgtgtgtatatatatatatgtgtgtatatatgtatgtatgtatgtatatatatatgtatatgtatatgtatgtatgtatatatatatgtattatatatatatatatatgtatatatatataattattatgttaaataatgaataaaagattataatatataaatagagtatatgtaatatatgttaaatatatataatattatgtatataatatatatataatatatatgatattgtttgtatatatatatatatgtatatgtgtatgtatgtatgtatgtgtgtgtgtgttgtcgttgcaaatgagaatttgttctcaatcgacttacctggatgcAATGCAAATGAAATAGATGGTTtcatttgcattgagagatgattttatggaaagtacc
This window encodes:
- the si:ch73-390b10.2 gene encoding Golgi pH regulator; its protein translation is MSFLVDSVIMFTSQVLFFGFGWLFFMRQLFKDYEVRQYIVQVVFSVTFAFSCTMFELIIFEILGALSTSSRYFHWKLNLYVILLVLIFVVPFYIGYFVVSNIRLLQRQKLLFACMVWFTFMYFFWKLGDPFPILSPKHGILSIEQLISRVGVIGVTLMALLSGFGAVNCPYTYMSYFLRNVTDSDILALERRLLQTMDMILSKKKRIAMTRRQMYQRGEDQNRQTGFWGMIKSVTSTQSGSENLSLIQQEVDALEELSRQLFLETVDLQATKERIEYSKTFQGKYFNVLGYFFSIYCVWKIFMATINIVFDRVGKTDPVTRGIEITVNYLGIQFDVKFWSQHISFILVGIIIVTSIRGLLITLTKFFYAISSNKSSNVIVLVLAQIMGMYFVSSVLLMRMSMPLEYRSIVTEVLGELQFNFYHRWFDVIFLVSALSSILFLYLAHKQSPEKHMAL